The following coding sequences are from one Camarhynchus parvulus chromosome 1, STF_HiC, whole genome shotgun sequence window:
- the LOC115904928 gene encoding cytochrome c oxidase copper chaperone translates to MSSMAAASCDGKGAGEAREGKKPLKACCACPETKKARDACIIEKGEENCGHLIEAHKECMRALGFKI, encoded by the exons ATGTCCTCGATGGCCGCCGCCAGCTGCGACGGCAAGGGCGCGGGGGAGGCGCGGGAGGGGAAGAAGCCGCTGAAGGCCTGCTGCGCCTGCCCCGAGACCAAGAAGGCGAGGGACGCCTG cattattgagaagggagaagaaaattgTGGGCACCTAATTGAAGCTCACAAAGAGTGTATGAGAGCTCTGGGCTTCAAGATATGA